In Bactrocera neohumeralis isolate Rockhampton chromosome 5, APGP_CSIRO_Bneo_wtdbg2-racon-allhic-juicebox.fasta_v2, whole genome shotgun sequence, the genomic window gggagtttaattacaatttccgggtccTTTTTTGTCACAAATTGTAtggtatattcatatgtatatgcctgCAATGTATACAGTGGTGGTATTATAATAGAGACGACTTCATCacttttatatgcatatatgtatgcacagtTGTGTTCACATAAAACTCTAATCTTATTTCTGACATGTTCTATTTTGCAAATTGAACATTTCTACAATACTTTCGTAGAACAGaatattgttaacaaaaaaacaccaaaatgccgttatttttattttacgttgCTTTCTTTAtggtatatttcaatatttgcacCAAAAAGCTCTTGTTCATTAAAATAGTAGTGCTTGACGGGAATAgttgaaaacaatttaatttttttttttttttaattttaactgacATCAGTaagtgtattaaaataatatagtaattgtgtgatataaatttattgaaatcgcTCTTTATTTCTTGTTTAGTCGGTTGAAAAAAAGCATTGCTCAATCAAAAAGCGAGAGTTAATAGTTAAGTTAAGAGATGAAGGCAAGACATATAAAGAAATCGAAGAAATGATTGGTTGCACTGCTCCGATGATATTTAATGCTATTCATCATACTATTAAGTCGGAAACTCGTGGTGGTAAGCGCAAGACTTCATTTCTAGAGGACCGACGAGTTTTGCGATACAGCAAAGCGAAGCCTTCGGCgttgtcaaaaataattaaaaatgaattggtCAGTGCTGTCACAGTTAGCCGAAGGCTAATAGAAGCTAATTTACTTGCAAGGAGTCCGAGAAAAGTACTCCTGTTGACGAAGAAGCTCATCAATTGCAAGAATAAAAAGTTTCGAAAGACCATATGTATCAGCCCGCCGAAAAGTGGCACAATATTGTATTTACAGATGAgatcaaaattgttttgtttggtGGTATAGGCTCCAGGCAGTGTGTTCGTTGTCTCCCAAACACAGAATACCACCCAAGGTACACCACAAAGACAGTAAAGTATGTTGAGCTAAACACTATGGTGTGGGCTTGTTTCTCGTATGCTGGCGATGGTCCAATCTCTTTGATCACTGGCATTATTGACCAAACAGTGTGCATTAATACATTGAAAGATGTAATGTTACCGTATGCTTGTTGGAAAATGTCCTTAAAATGGACATTTCAGCAGGATAATGACCCTAAACATACGAGCAAACTAGCTAATCAGTGGTTTGCATCTGAAAACATCTACGTGATACCATGGCCAGCACAATCTCCAGACCTAAATCCTATCGAAAACTTATGGGGCGATGTCAAGAGATGCGTAGCAACAGCAAAACCATCAAGAAGCACAGAGCTTTGGCAAGTGTTTAAGGAGGTATGGGCTCAAGTCTCGGTGAAGCGTTGTAGGGAGCTTATTGATTCCATCCTACGTCGATGCCTAGCCGTTATAAACAATAACggatttacaacaaaatattagacCTTGggaaacatattaaatatgaaatatttactgtttctttcatattcttagatttttcaccttttttaatAGCCACTACTATTTTCTTGAAcagcataatttttcaattttattttaaaaattaggttttttataactttttgatCGAATATTGTTCTTATCATGTGAGTTGACTGTTAAATAATTAGTAGTCACTGGCACTACTATTTTCGTGAACACGgctgtatgttcatatgtacgtataaaaaatgaatttatcgCATTAAAACGGatactaaaatatattatttaggtaaacaaattattattgcattaaaatatacgaaatactatatacatatgtatgtatgtatgtatgtatatttacatacattatatTCACTCACGCAATCGTTTCTCGAACATGTGGTAACATTTTAGGCTATTATTTACGTACGGATGTATGTGAATGTACGCAtgggcacacatacatatcaaaACTTAACTCTTACCTTCAAACTTggatgcatatgtacatatgtacatatgtatgtaaatatgtatcacAAATTCGAGCACTGTTTCTGTCATTCATCACcacaaaattttacgttttCTAAATTGCTCAAACGGCCAGAACAAAAATGCAACATTGCAACAGAACCGTTAAGCAACAACGGTGGACCAATGGCGTTGAATCTAAAGGTGTTTATTTTCGTTAACGTAAACAACAACGATTGAAAAAAgcagaaacaaaataaacaaatcggCCATCTTCGAGGAAATGAAGTGAAGACAAGTCAGAAGAGAAGCAGCTTTCGGCGCTGAACACTTGCCTATGTAAGGTGCAACGCTTgtaagtgcatatgtacatatgtatgtatgtatgtatgtatgtgtgggaaCCAGCGTAGGAGCATGATATAACAGGTATACTAAAAGTTAGTAGAGCGAGTTGTAGCaacaattaaaatacatttgtcCGTCATATTGACAATATCAGCTGATATGCTGACATCATATGCACATAGTATAACTATGGGATAAAGTATTCAGGCACCACATATTTCCGTTAGTGAGAAAAGTTTCAAAGTCAGCATGCAAGGCAAAAATTACTTTAGtgcaaaaagtttatttaattgaagatattccttttttcaacaaaagtcCACTGTTGGCATGTCCCCCTTCTTTTAATGAACGACCACTTTGTTTCAGTATTTGTGTTACTTTATAAAATACTCAAATTTCAGACAAACTTCACAGACAGATTTTTATTAACTATTCATATAAAATAAGCAAGTCTCCAATTCAAACCTTTTGTTGGCTATTTTAGCCGACTTTAACATTCTGTTCACTCCGATCTGGATCATTTTACTATTTCAATGTTTTATGTGAAGTTGCTTTATCACTTCAGCATTCAGTTTCAAAAATCATATGTATAAGCACTCATGCACACATATCTGTACagtttacatacttatgtacatatgtatgtagattaaaGTAAGCACCGATAAACTGAACAAACTTAAACTCATGAAGGTTTGATGGTTTTTAACATCAATTGTGCATTATCACCTACAAAGTGGAGAGGATGTCTTCGGTTTggcccaaaaaatttattaacaactGTTCAGTTTTTCTGTGTAATTAGAATATTTTCGAacgataatttttaatacataaccGAGTATTAACTGTATTTATGAaagcatacaaatgtatgtatgtatgaatgtaggCTAATGGACAAATGTTTTTATCTCTACGCGGAGAGGTCAAGCTTGAAATAATAGCTGAAACAATTTGAGATGTAAtcgtatatgtaaatatctatatacatatgtacatgtatacattTGGTAGTGTGAGTATGCATAGGCTGCCACATAAAGTCTCTTGGCTCCCTTGCCGAATCaggtgtgtacatacatatgtaccacaGTATAGTAGTATATAAAACGAACTTTCGaaacatgcacatacatacatatgtatatgtacctacatacattaGTGTGGGTcaaaacttgaaatattttttgccgcTTGGTACCCCGCCACCTATGTATAGGAGAGTCTTCCAAGTATGAGCCCTTAATTGCAACGGGAAGATCCTCcgccttacagttttctatttttttcttgttatcagatagaaaaatttaaatctacttgggaaaatatataatataatgccAAGCGAAAagaattatttgattttttgactCACCctaacctacatacatacatacatacatacttatgtataacaaaactaattttaatatcgctccgaaatttgatttaataggtcaaaaaataataatttttcattaatttatgtatatgtatgtatgtatgtgaaaaatttacatCAGTTCATATGTATGCACGATTGTAAAAACatgatttgtaaatattttaccgAAATATTGCGATCGTTAACTAAATTGCTTGTAATGATGCCAGTACTCGTTCGTGCCTACCCGGCTGTGAAATCGACTAGTTCTGTTCGACTAGTTCTATTCGACTAGCTACCAGAGATTTCTACTAAGATTCTTTGAGTGCCTTAACACCACTTGACAAAAAGTGCAAAGCtgttaacacatacatacatgtgtacatacatatgtggatcTAGCTTATGGGCTGAaagctatgtacatacatacattgtatgtGTTAGTTTCCTTGCTAGTTGTTTTAACGGATTTGAGTTTCGAGTAGTCATGACTTGCTGAGGGAGTAACTGGGAGAGTAGAGCTATTAATACAAACTATGTTAAAGATCGAAAGTCATTTTaggatattttatatatgggtcaaaccacgtcaagtggtccatgaaaatttcgcaaaatcaccgattttgaaaattagcatttCATTAGGAAGGGGATTAGACGCATTCCaccttatatacataaatacttcgtcaaatttctattttttgttaaagttattgaaggttgaaatttagagcacgataaaattgtaaaattattttctcataaactactggagataaatcgatgaaattttgtgaagtcaaagaaaaatattcgtGCCACATTAtagatatgtagatatttttccagattcatttgtttaaaaaataatattttcatggaccacttgacgtggtttgacccataTTTGAAAATCAGAGACCACGTGCAAACATTCAGAAACACTTTTTTCACTAATTTGAATCTAAGTATGAGCTTAGTATTTTTAGTGCCATATTTTTTTAGGCAATGCTGTGTTGTTTTGctggaaaaattacaaaaaaaaatcaaaaaaaatcaatggGAACAAAAGCGTCAAATCTACCCTTAAAATATTGTCGAAAAATGGTCGTAGATCGGATTTGCACAGCAACGTACCtttcataaatacatactatCTCCCCCATTCTACTATAAGGCGTTTAATCCAAAACTTGCAATAGTACGTGGGTGAAGGCACAGATGTGCACACACATGCAACACTGCACCCTGTGGTTAGTCAAAAGGTTGCAACGTATCGCTTGGTTACAACAAGTTCATTCTACTGTTTAGATTTGGAACAGATATCCCCAGCTGCACTAGTTACTcactcttttttattttctattggATTTACTGAAATTAGTTAAAAGATTCACTCACGTTTCTCATTTCCCAATGGCACTTCGTTTTCTTGTGAAAGAAtagcattttgaacaaagaacaCCCAACTGGTACGTTTTACAGTGATAAAAGAGTTAATAAGGCACCGGTTCTTTCATGAAGTTCCTAAAATATCTTCCGGTAAGAGCATTTACTCAACATTTTATAGAACGCAATTTCGTTTCATACAGCGCTTACATTAAGCGATAATGGGCGCTTACGCACCatgataatatacatacatgggcTTATGTacagtgtatatatgtacatacatacatatgtttcattCTTAATACGAATTGTCTCTTGTGCATACTCTTTATTGCCGACAGGCACCCTCTCAACAATGAACACATTTCGGTTTAGACACGCGTCGTCCGAAAGAACTgattatatttgtacatacatatgtatgtatgtatgtgtgcatgttcgTTGTAATTTATTAGACTAACCACACTTCTGCAAAGAAATCAGAAAAACTTGGTTGTTGTCTACACAAAACTACAAAGGACAAACCGAACAATACTTGTTGTGGGGGAGGAAATAAGAAGAATAGAAAATACACCTCAAACCGAAATTTACATTTTGAGCGCTGCTCATGATgcttagtatatgtatgtacatatgtacatatgtatattaaaagcgtGTCTTTCTTAGTTTCTTCTTTTGTGATCCAGTAATGCTACAGCACtcatatttcaaaaatcaaagtttaaGGTGGTTAAAATagtgttttcttattaaaaatgaaaccgtAGTTTCGCTTCCTGCAACATTTCTAAATTTAACCAGTACATTATGCCACCCACCGAGGATGCAGTAACTTCGAACAAATGTAGTAGTTTTTCCGAAAGATAAATTCAtcgtaattgaaaattttgccgAACTTTGAACTGTCCTGACAGTATTTTAGTCCCTTTTTGTTTCATTGCAAAGCTAAATCTTGAAAACTAGTTACTTTGTGTTATAATCGCgcgaaaaaatttattcaagacCCTCAATTAATAtctccatttttaattttaacgcttttaataaaatgaacCAATTGTGAAACTTTGCCGTAATAGAGAAAAAACTCAAAAGCTGCGAGCTGAAAGACAGTAATCTTGAGAATAAAAATGCTCATGACGAAGAAGAAAACTATAAAAGTCTTAGCATTCGTTTAGAATTAGACAGGCAGACACATGAAGTTTGGAACAGTCTGTACAGTGATAGTATATGATTTTTGCTCCTTCCCCTTCCCGGTCTAACCCTCCCTTATTTCATGCGTATTTCTATAGAATCACACAAAGTCTCCCCTATGAAGCACACTCATCAAGGCAATTTAGTTGCCACCTCAGCAAAATGACCAAAATATAGCGTCCACCCAATCAGGCATTTGCCCTTAAATGTTTACATTCCAATGGGGGCTCCAACCGAAAAGCAATTTCCTTTTGATTGTTTTTGAATTCACTGCTTACatcgaatacatatgtatgtaaatgtaatttATGTCAGGACGCAGTGTCAATATAAATTCTATGGTACATTTTATGTACTTTTTGGCTATATTTATACGCAACATTTTGGGCTTAAAGCATGGCTGCGTCTACAAGAATAtctaaaacaaaagaaacacaGAGCACTCCGTACAATGTTACGACGTCTCGAGTCAGACgtattaataatatacatacgtatatattattatactcaAAAATAGTAAGGAAACCACTTAAGGGGAATTGTTTCCGTACAGAAGAAATTAAGACGGCAACTTATTGATTGTGTTGGATCGCAAATGAAGCTTTCCTGGTTTCGTGTAATTTCGGTtaatttcttgtattttttaaaagacaTCGAAATTTAAAGAAGACGAGTCAGAAAGCAATAATATGACACCATTCTTTGCCAATTAATTCGGAGCTTTGTCGAAGCTCTCCACaacgagatatgtacatatatccatgGCATGACATTAGTCCAACAGCTAACATCATGTCTAGTTATCTGAAATACATTTAATGCCCGCAAACATATTCGTATTTACTGTAATATAATTCAAAGATAGAATCATGATACTATTGAAACCGCCTCGTGTGTAGTCCGTGTTTAGATAGGCCCTTGCTTTTATTTggcttacatatatatgtacatacatacatattgaactaaaacaaaattaaaagctgGAGTCATCCAAgcatgtaaacatacatacatatatacatatgtacatatataacaaaaaacataagACCTTTCACTCATGGATCGTGTCGAACTTCTTTGTGTTTTGTTACGGCTTTCCCACTTTCGGCGATCGTAAATACGAAATGAGTGTTTTTAATTCGGCCACCTTTACATAGTTagcatgtgtacatatgtttgacTGAAGAAAAGCAGACCACAAAAACCTCAAATTCATCCGAGCACACtaatgtatttcttttatgGCTTGGGCATCCACAAGGCATTTACCCTCGATGCACACTTTATGAAACCGCAACTAAGGAGGTTTATCGTTTAAGGAGGGTAACAGATCGTGTATTCGCTGAATGCTACAGTACACCCTCCATTAAAGGAACCGGCCAATTGCTATAACCATATAAATAATcagaaataaatttacaatttcatagttttcaaattttttctttgagaaattatatatacatatgtatgtatgtatatggtaatcgaaaaagtcttttcgtgttTCTATATCTACAACTTAATAACTTTGCCTGCTACCGCCAGACCGCTCAACACTCGAAACTACTTAATTTCACTACTCCTATTCCTTGATTCTTATTAATCCGATATTTTCTTCTGCCAGAATTAAGTTTAcctataaattaataatttgttctgaatgtgaaaaagaaattataaatcaCTAATGGTGAATATTTGATCATTGTTTAAATTTGGGGGTGTTGGAGACAAATGGTtaccatataatacatatgtatgtatatccggTGGTGAGTAGCGGTAGTACCCGTCTCTAGCCACTCTACCGCgttgaatattatttaacatcAATAAAACAACCGTCTTAAGTAATGCCATAATGGTTAACCAAACTCACATACGTTTTCTTTCTAGTCAATATTAACGATCAGTTCAGAATTGTAGTGTCGTGGTAGCGACGGAAACGGAATTTCGACAGCGGCAACAGGATCGGAGCCAGCTAAAAAGGTAAATCCTTTCTTCCCCGTTGAACTTGGCCttgacttacatatgtatattaataaaaaataattttcgtgtGTTTTTTTATCTCCAGATTTATTGTTACAAAACTGGCTTCAAATATTGACTTAGCTAAGGAAATCCAATGCCGCGTAACAACTCAAAAGGCGAAAACCGTATTCCAATATCCTCTAAATTAAACTCCTTAAGCTTCGGAAATCTAATTGATTTTGGAGACTCCGTCTGGAAAAATGTCAGAAATTGCTAGAAATGATGCCAGTACCGAGTCACTTTGCACcgtaatagaaaattttaaagaaaatagtaACACTAGTTCCAATCACAACTTGAGTAGTAATGacaagaaaagtttaaattgtGAAAACAACATAGCTGACGATGTTATTCACAGACATAATATCGACAATTCCGAACCAAGAAAGCCTTACAAAAACGACAATGACGAATGCGAGTCCTTATATGATAACTGTGATATCTCACAAGATGAGTCGAATTCATCAATATCAGCTTCTGTTAAGTCGAGCACTAAGCTAAAAAAATCGGTTTCTTTCGATCCCCAAGACGAGAAGGTACGCAAATTTATAGAAGGCGAACCAATTGTAGAtcaaaaaaatccttttaaaCAACAATATTCAACTTGGGGAAACTCGGCTAGGAAGAAGAAAATACCGCCCCCTGTACCAGCTAAACGATCGACGTTGAGTGTCCGAAAAACTGTCACGCAACAGTTACGTGAAAGAGAGCgtgaaaaagaaaaggaaaaagaacgaattaaaaacgaaacaaataaCCGAAAGTCAAATTCTGGTAATATTGTGTCCTTACCATCACCTGACGATTTCGTTACTACTGAAGAAGTTCTAAAACAATCCAAATATGTTAAAACATATGTGAAAAATCCGGATCCATATTTTGTTTACGACCCTTCCATACTAGCACGACTTAAATGTGAAGAAACACGTGATATTGGTGAAAAAAACTCTTCAAAAAAACTTCGTTTAACAAATCAAACTAAAGATCGTATTAAGGATTTAAAAAGTAAACCTTCTATAGAAGCATCGCTTTCACACTCAAAGATTCCCTTTAAGAAATGTTCAAAACCAAATTATCCTGATCTTTCTGACATCAAGATCAAAGTTGGTACCGATTtggttggaaatttttttaatccagCCGAAGTGTCAAAGAATGCCAAAAAGTTCGACGATAGGGTAAAAACACTTCAAATAAGTTCAGAAGATGATTTAGATGAAATAGATGGTCCCTTAACAAAAAGTGAATCGAGTGATGAGGTGACCCCGAACTTagttaatataaagaaaataaactcaGAATCCGAACAACCCAAAACCgttaactttgaaaatatgGATGTCAAAGAAATATTGGAAGAGGCGCCTGAAGGCACATTTACCAATACAATAAAATCTAAAGAGTTTCATGATTATCTTGAAAAAAAGGGCCTTACTTtgataccaaaaaaaattccgAATGGCGCACAATCTGTGTATACAACTGGCAGACAGATAACTAAACCTGATACTCGTATCTCTTTTAAAAGCCCTGAGAGCGTGCAGATCTCATTAGATACAACGGACTCTGTGCGTAACACTAAAAAGCCCTCAGTATTTCAACGTCTGCTTTCAAATAGTATTTTTGCTACTAGACGTAAAACAACTCCCAAAGATATCGTTCCTACTCCGAAATCACTGAACAATTATaaaatgcatttgaaagaaaatttagaTAACCCGCAAACTTCGCTTAAGCGAGTGGTTTTAGAAAGACAAAGTTTTCACGGACGTCCTCatgcaaataataatttattaagtcCTGCCGAAACTGAGTTCTTaaaacaccaacagcaacagtcCCGCAAGAGCTTTGCAAGTGGGGAAAACTTATCTAATTCATTATCTAGTGTCTTACCAAATGACGAGCTGCTCCACAACTCAACAGCAGAAGAAGATGCGCACACTCCATTCATAAAACCCTCAAGACGGCCACATTCCAAAGAGAGATTGGTAAGCTCTCAACAAAATAGACCCCCTCCAAATAATACAATACTAAAACCAAGAGCACATCGACTTTACGCTGTAAATAACACAACGAATCTAACGACGGAAGGACTTGAAAATTCGTCAAATGGCACACTAAAGCGAACCGTTGAGCGCCAAAGCCTCATACCCAAACgatctaatcaaactttaaaccgcaaacaaatttttaatcgtTCTAGTTCAATGGATCgtaatgaaatattgaaaaagagaCTTCTACGAGAGCtgcaaaacaaatcaaaaagtgACAATGAGGCTTCTGAGGTTTCTACACCTTTCACCTCTAAAGAAAACATAGGAGAACAATTTTCTACCATGAATGGACCCAAAACAACTTCAACTCCAATCCGAAATGCAAATAATGATGCGGAAAGCCACAGTTTAACACATAGGGTAAGCGTGGCAAATAAAGTTTACGTCGACCAACAAGAGTGGGAACGattaaaagcaattaaagaTCGTATGGACAATGAGCTATACCTGAAAATGTTACAAGAACAAAAAAGACAGCAGGATgcagaaaatatatatgaacgTCTTCAGCCACAAAAAATATCGGTAACCCAACCTGATACTATGTCCAAACAGCCCATAACATTAGAACCTAACTTTATTAGGGGATCTCCACAAAGGAACACATTCGCAGGCTTGACTAAAAATAGACAAGCTAAAATTATTGATGGAAGAGCATTAATTCCATCATCATTTCCTGTAAATATGCGGTATATTAGTAATACTAAGGAAAGTGTTTTCGAATCTACTCCTCGTAGTCAAAGCGTCTTGGGCAATATGACTTATACTTCTGCGAACGGTAATATTAACAGAAAATGCTACGAAATTGACATGGGTACACCAGTTGTTCTACGAcgaaaagataataaaatatccGAACCGGTGTGTAGTCCAGAACAGCGTCGCATCGGTGGTCTACTAACTAgagatgagattttgcaaaaagtGAAAGATTTTTGCAGAAAATCTCTAAATAAAACACCAATTATTCAACAATCACAAACTAGAGTAATTCATAATAAGCAAACTGGTCCATCTGATTTGTCTCCAGTATCATATGCGTCCGTCGAAACGAACCAGAGGCCTGCTTCAAGAATGTATGCGGCTCCTCAAGTTCCTCAACGTATGCAGAGCTTGCCTCAACAATTCATCCCAATAAATACGGCGCAAATGATAAGTGAAATAAATCCAAATACAATATCACCAATTTATGCTCATGTGGTAAAAAGAAGTAGCTTACTATCAAACAATTCAGAAATTTACGATAGTCCTCAAAAAATTAACTTGATGCGACAGGATCTGGAAACTCCTGCAATATATGTAGAGCATGGAAATTTGCCGACTCCGCAATACGTACTTGTTGGGGGTGATAAAATCGTACCTGCGAAACAAGTATTCAGCTTTTATCCCGGACAGAATGAAATTTACGCCCAGCCACAATATGTCCGCCCATACAATTTGCAACCTGTTCCGGGCGCTTATGGTTACATAAGTGTTCAGGAACCACTTTCAAATCAGCATTTACAGCATAGGTTGTATAATGGACGAAGTACTCCATTGATACTTGATCAGTCAAGTCAACAGGCGAGTCAAATATATTGGACGCCGCGTAATCAGCGTTTACAACAGCATTCTGGACTACAGCCAGTGAACATTAGTAGTCCCTGTTTTATGCTCAAGCAACTACATTCACCGTCCACAACTAGAATTGAGCTCCCCAATAGaagtaatataaaaacaattccGAACACTGCTGAACTCCAAATTCAACATGCAGCAACAATTGAAAGTAGAACACCCAACAATCGACAGACCCAAGCCAAACCATCATCTAGACAATTAGAAGATTTAAACAACCAACATTCCTACGATTGGGAAAGTGGCTCCGAAGCTGGCGAAGTTCGACGTATTTTTGAGAATACGGGAAACAACGGTGAGTTCAGAGGAAGTCATTTAATAAGAAATCTCAAAAATAAGTTATCTCGACTATTATCATAAAAtaacatacataatatacaaacaaaaataatatatgtaaaaacttaaaatattcatcaatGCATACTTTTACATTTAGTGATAGCTGACATAATGAAAACTTCGTCAAAAGAAGATTAccgcaaatgtacatatgtatatataatataattaccGAAGAATTTAGTTAATTTCGTAATAGTATTTATTCACCTACGCCTATGAAGAAATGTGcctgaaaattacaaaaactgaCTGTGCTTCGCAAAAACTTTATCCACATTTCTCTTGTATTAAACTCATCTAcaggtatataaatatataaggatgtatacatatgtatgtatgttgcaggCTGTTCTAGGAAATATTAGACAAAAATAACTTAAGCCTAACAGAGGAAGCATATAGCATAGGACGAGATGAGTTTATcggatgtaaaatttaaatgttggtggatggcaaataaattattttcttaacgtCAGTAAAAAAACAATCCTTCACTCATATTCAAAATCACTGATTTGTGCAACTGTTGCATTTGTATTATTACGTCAAATTACACACTacgataaatataaatatacatacactagGGGATCCGgtcacgcgttgctgtggtatacattttatactattattcatataataaactattcaatacagtgaaaatttcatttacaaataaaggcgaaaacgtt contains:
- the LOC126758110 gene encoding uncharacterized protein LOC126758110 isoform X2, producing MSEIARNDASTESLCTVIENFKENSNTSSNHNLSSNDKKSLNCENNIADDVIHRHNIDNSEPRKPYKNDNDECESLYDNCDISQDESNSSISASVKSSTKLKKSVSFDPQDEKVRKFIEGEPIVDQKNPFKQQYSTWGNSARKKKIPPPVPAKRSTLSVRKTVTQQLREREREKEKEKERIKNETNNRKSNSGNIVSLPSPDDFVTTEEVLKQSKYVKTYVKNPDPYFVYDPSILARLKCEETRDIGEKNSSKKLRLTNQTKDRIKDLKSKPSIEASLSHSKIPFKKCSKPNYPDLSDIKIKVGTDLVGNFFNPAEVSKNAKKFDDRVKTLQISSEDDLDEIDGPLTKSESSDEVTPNLVNIKKINSESEQPKTVNFENMDVKEILEEAPEGTFTNTIKSKEFHDYLEKKGLTLIPKKIPNGAQSVYTTGRQITKPDTRISFKSPESVQISLDTTDSVRNTKKPSVFQRLLSNSIFATRRKTTPKDIVPTPKSLNNYKMHLKENLDNPQTSLKRVVLERQSFHGRPHANNNLLSPAETEFLKHQQQQSRKSFASGENLSNSLSSVLPNDELLHNSTAEEDAHTPFIKPSRRPHSKERLVSSQQNRPPPNNTILKPRAHRLYAVNNTTNLTTEGLENSSNGTLKRTVERQSLIPKRSNQTLNRKQIFNRSSSMDRNEILKKRLLRELQNKSKSDNEASEVSTPFTSKENIGEQFSTMNGPKTTSTPIRNANNDAESHSLTHRVSVANKVYVDQQEWERLKAIKDRMDNELYLKMLQEQKRQQDAENIYERLQPQKISVTQPDTMSKQPITLEPNFIRGSPQRNTFAGLTKNRQAKIIDGRALIPSSFPVNMRYISNTKESVFESTPRSQSVLGNMTYTSANGNINRKCYEIDMGTPVVLRRKDNKISEPVCSPEQRRIGGLLTRDEILQKVKDFCRKSLNKTPIIQQSQTRVIHNKQTGPSDLSPVSYASVETNQRPASRMYAAPQVPQRMQSLPQQFIPINTAQMISEINPNTISPIYAHVVKRSSLLSNNSEIYDSPQKINLMRQDLETPAIYVEHGNLPTPQYVLVGGDKIVPAKQVFSFYPGQNEIYAQPQYVRPYNLQPVPGAYGYISVQEPLSNQHLQHRLYNGRSTPLILDQSSQQASQIYWTPRNQRLQQHSGLQPVNISSPCFMLKQLHSPSTTRIELPNRSNIKTIPNTAELQIQHAATIESRTPNNRQTQAKPSSRQLEDLNNQHSYDWESGSEAGEVRRIFENTGNND
- the LOC126758110 gene encoding uncharacterized protein LOC126758110 isoform X1 — translated: MSEIARNDASTESLCTVIENFKENSNTSSNHNLSSNDKKSLNCENNIADDVIHRHNIDNSEPRKPYKNDNDECESLYDNCDISQDESNSSISASVKSSTKLKKSVSFDPQDEKVRKFIEGEPIVDQKNPFKQQYSTWGNSARKKKIPPPVPAKRSTLSVRKTVTQQLREREREKEKEKERIKNETNNRKSNSGNIVSLPSPDDFVTTEEVLKQSKYVKTYVKNPDPYFVYDPSILARLKCEETRDIGEKNSSKKLRLTNQTKDRIKDLKSKPSIEASLSHSKIPFKKCSKPNYPDLSDIKIKVGTDLVGNFFNPAEVSKNAKKFDDRVKTLQISSEDDLDEIDGPLTKSESSDEVTPNLVNIKKINSESEQPKTVNFENMDVKEILEEAPEGTFTNTIKSKEFHDYLEKKGLTLIPKKIPNGAQSVYTTGRQITKPDTRISFKSPESVQISLDTTDSVRNTKKPSVFQRLLSNSIFATRRKTTPKDIVPTPKSLNNYKMHLKENLDNPQTSLKRVVLERQSFHGRPHANNNLLSPAETEFLKHQQQQSRKSFASGENLSNSLSSVLPNDELLHNSTAEEDAHTPFIKPSRRPHSKERLVSSQQNRPPPNNTILKPRAHRLYAVNNTTNLTTEGLENSSNGTLKRTVERQSLIPKRSNQTLNRKQIFNRSSSMDRNEILKKRLLRELQNKSKSDNEASEVSTPFTSKENIGEQFSTMNGPKTTSTPIRNANNDAESHSLTHRVSVANKVYVDQQEWERLKAIKDRMDNELYLKMLQEQKRQQDAENIYERLQPQKISVTQPDTMSKQPITLEPNFIRGSPQRNTFAGLTKNRQAKIIDGRALIPSSFPVNMRYISNTKESVFESTPRSQSVLGNMTYTSANGNINRKCYEIDMGTPVVLRRKDNKISEPVCSPEQRRIGGLLTRDEILQKVKDFCRKSLNKTPIIQQSQTRVIHNKQTGPSDLSPVSYASVETNQRPASRMYAAPQVPQRMQSLPQQFIPINTAQMISEINPNTISPIYAHVVKRSSLLSNNSEIYDSPQKINLMRQDLETPAIYVEHGNLPTPQYVLVGGDKIVPAKQVFSFYPGQNEIYAQPQYVRPYNLQPVPGAYGYISVQEPLSNQHLQHRLYNGRSTPLILDQSSQQASQIYWTPRNQRLQQHSGLQPVNISSPCFMLKQLHSPSTTRIELPNRSNIKTIPNTAELQIQHAATIESRTPNNRQTQAKPSSRQLEDLNNQHSYDWESGSEAGEVRRIFENTGNNGEFRGSHLIRNLKNKLSRLLS